Proteins found in one Actinokineospora alba genomic segment:
- a CDS encoding FAD binding domain-containing protein — protein MEFFKPATWSEALAIKAEHPDATPIAGGTDIMVELNFDVRRPGALLDLTEIAELREWSAVGDGFRVGSGVSYARIIEELGASLPGLAMAARTVGSPQIRNRGTVGGNLGAASPAGDSHPPLLAAAAEIEVASVRGTRRIPAAEFYKGVKRNAMEPDELIAAFHIAAADGPQQFAKIGTRNAMVIAVCSFGLALHPSTRTVGTGVGSAAPTPRRALDAETFIAAELEWDSPGPLRDSVLVRFGELVAQAASPIDDVRGTADYRRHALSVMARRTLGWAWDSYRRN, from the coding sequence ATGGAGTTCTTCAAACCCGCCACCTGGTCCGAGGCGCTGGCCATCAAGGCCGAGCACCCGGACGCCACCCCGATCGCGGGTGGCACCGACATCATGGTCGAACTGAACTTCGACGTCCGCCGCCCGGGCGCGCTGCTGGATCTGACCGAGATCGCCGAGTTGCGGGAGTGGTCCGCGGTGGGCGACGGGTTCCGGGTCGGCTCCGGGGTCAGCTACGCGCGGATCATCGAGGAGCTGGGCGCGTCGCTGCCCGGCCTGGCGATGGCGGCCCGCACCGTGGGTTCGCCGCAGATCCGCAACCGGGGAACCGTCGGCGGCAACCTCGGGGCGGCCTCACCGGCCGGGGACTCGCACCCGCCGCTGCTGGCCGCGGCCGCCGAGATCGAGGTCGCCTCGGTGCGCGGCACCCGCCGCATCCCGGCCGCGGAGTTCTACAAGGGCGTCAAGCGCAACGCGATGGAACCGGACGAGCTGATCGCCGCGTTCCACATCGCCGCCGCCGACGGCCCGCAGCAGTTCGCGAAGATCGGCACCCGCAACGCCATGGTGATCGCGGTCTGCTCGTTCGGGCTCGCGCTGCACCCGTCGACCCGCACGGTCGGGACCGGCGTTGGCTCCGCGGCGCCCACCCCGCGTCGGGCGTTGGACGCGGAGACGTTCATCGCCGCCGAACTGGAGTGGGATTCGCCGGGTCCGCTGCGTGACAGCGTGCTCGTCCGCTTCGGCGAACTGGTGGCCCAAGCCGCGTCACCGATCGACGACGTCCGCGGCACCGCGGACTACCGCCGCCATGCCCTGTCCGTCATGGCCCGCCGCACGCTCGGCTGGGCCTGGGACTCCTACCGGAGGAACTGA
- a CDS encoding (2Fe-2S)-binding protein, translated as MRLRCKVNGEALEADDVWPGESLLYVLRERLGLPGSKNACEQGECGSCTVYLDGVPVCSCLVAAGQVEGHEVTTVEGLADGDRLDPVQQAFVEKGAVQCGFCTPGLIVATHDLLERRCQPSDPEIREALAGNLCRCTGYEKILDAVRLAADRKAAS; from the coding sequence ATGCGACTTCGCTGCAAAGTCAACGGCGAGGCCCTCGAGGCCGACGACGTGTGGCCCGGGGAGTCCCTGCTGTACGTGCTGCGGGAGCGGCTGGGCCTGCCCGGTTCGAAGAACGCCTGCGAGCAGGGCGAATGCGGGTCCTGCACGGTGTACCTCGACGGGGTGCCGGTGTGTTCGTGCCTGGTCGCCGCGGGTCAGGTCGAGGGCCACGAGGTGACCACTGTGGAGGGTCTGGCCGACGGTGACCGGCTCGACCCGGTGCAGCAGGCGTTCGTGGAGAAGGGCGCGGTGCAGTGCGGGTTCTGCACGCCCGGCCTGATCGTGGCCACGCACGACTTGCTGGAGCGCCGGTGTCAGCCGAGCGACCCGGAGATCCGGGAGGCGTTGGCCGGGAACCTGTGCCGCTGCACCGGGTACGAGAAGATCCTGGACGCGGTGCGGCTGGCCGCTGACCGCAAGGCCGCCTCATGA
- the uraD gene encoding 2-oxo-4-hydroxy-4-carboxy-5-ureidoimidazoline decarboxylase → MTAIPGLTWLNGLAPEDAERELRTCCASRAWAGKVAAGRPFTDLSAAAYAADTALDDLGWADVEEALAAHPRIGDRASGTDREAAWSRGEQSAASQAASQTLRDVAEGNRAYEERFGHVFLICATGLAADEILANLRSRLGNDPATERGVVHAELRKITHLRLRKLVTIP, encoded by the coding sequence ATGACCGCTATACCCGGCCTGACCTGGCTCAACGGCCTGGCACCGGAGGACGCCGAACGGGAGTTGCGCACGTGCTGCGCCTCCCGCGCGTGGGCGGGGAAGGTGGCGGCTGGGAGGCCGTTCACCGACCTGTCCGCGGCGGCGTACGCGGCGGACACCGCGCTCGACGATCTGGGCTGGGCCGACGTCGAGGAGGCGCTCGCCGCGCACCCCCGCATCGGCGACCGTGCCAGTGGCACTGACCGGGAGGCCGCCTGGTCTCGGGGCGAGCAGTCGGCCGCGAGCCAGGCGGCCAGTCAGACCCTGCGGGACGTGGCCGAGGGCAACCGGGCCTACGAGGAGCGCTTCGGGCATGTGTTCCTGATCTGCGCGACCGGGCTGGCCGCCGACGAGATCCTGGCGAACCTGCGGTCCCGGCTGGGCAACGACCCGGCCACCGAGCGCGGTGTCGTGCACGCCGAGCTCCGCAAGATCACCCATCTGCGGCTGCGCAAGCTGGTGACAATCCCGTGA
- the uraD gene encoding 2-oxo-4-hydroxy-4-carboxy-5-ureidoimidazoline decarboxylase produces the protein MSAKTRGTPAHLHPVDEVLPAGKLALYGFQHVLAFYAGAVIVPILLASAIGLSDTELIHLINADLFTCGIASIIQSIGFWKVGVRLPLLQGVTFTAVSPMIAIGMAAGGGTEGLVTIYGSVIVAGLFTFFIAPFFSKLVRFFPPVVTGTVISVIGIALLPVAANDAAGGNINSPDYASLTNLAYAGGTLAIILVIYRLSRGFFSTVAVLIGLVCGTLLATILGHAHFDAVASSDWFGVTTPFHFGWPKFSVTAIISMIVVMLITAVETTGDVFATGEIVKKRITRDDISRALRADGLATTLGGVLNSFPYTCFAENVGLVRLTRIKSRYVIAAAGGFMILIGLIPKAGAIVAGIPHPVLGGAGLAMFGTVAVVGFQTLGRVNFHDQRNVMVVAVSVGLALIPVGVPKFFSNVPDSLQIIVGSGITLGSLSAIFLNLLFNVWGGKKTRGDSVPATPDPEKVTLDEVNHMSREEFTRRFSVLFQNGPWIAEEAWSARPFDGVYAMRHAFHTALFNAPDHVALELIKSYPDLAGKALVERVLGPESLRDQCAAGLDRLTFEEYDRFHDLTDAYHEKFGFPLVICVRENTKETILPVAEARLQNSLGQERATALVEIAKIANLRLRDLVEEPEHADSLAISEK, from the coding sequence ATGTCCGCCAAGACCCGTGGAACACCAGCACATCTGCACCCCGTGGACGAGGTACTGCCCGCGGGCAAGCTCGCCCTGTACGGCTTCCAGCACGTCCTCGCCTTCTACGCGGGCGCCGTCATCGTCCCGATCTTGCTCGCCAGCGCGATCGGGCTGTCCGACACCGAACTGATCCACCTCATCAACGCCGACCTGTTCACCTGCGGCATCGCGTCGATCATCCAGTCCATCGGGTTCTGGAAGGTCGGGGTGCGGCTGCCGCTGCTGCAGGGCGTCACCTTCACCGCCGTGTCCCCGATGATCGCGATCGGCATGGCGGCCGGTGGCGGCACCGAGGGTCTGGTCACGATCTACGGGTCGGTGATCGTCGCGGGCCTGTTCACCTTCTTCATCGCACCGTTCTTCAGCAAGCTCGTCCGGTTCTTCCCACCGGTCGTCACCGGCACCGTCATCTCGGTCATCGGCATCGCGCTGCTGCCCGTGGCCGCCAACGACGCCGCGGGCGGCAACATCAACTCACCGGACTACGCGAGCCTGACGAACCTCGCCTACGCCGGTGGCACCCTGGCCATCATCCTGGTGATCTACCGGCTCTCCCGCGGGTTCTTCAGCACCGTGGCCGTCCTCATCGGACTGGTCTGCGGCACGCTTCTCGCCACCATCCTCGGCCACGCGCACTTCGACGCCGTCGCCAGCTCCGACTGGTTCGGCGTGACCACCCCGTTCCACTTCGGGTGGCCCAAGTTCAGCGTCACCGCGATCATCTCCATGATCGTCGTCATGCTGATCACCGCGGTGGAGACCACCGGCGACGTGTTCGCCACCGGGGAGATCGTCAAGAAGCGCATCACCCGCGACGACATCTCCCGCGCCCTGCGCGCCGACGGCCTGGCCACCACCCTCGGCGGTGTCCTGAACTCCTTCCCGTACACCTGTTTCGCCGAGAACGTCGGCCTGGTCCGGCTGACCCGGATCAAGAGCCGCTACGTCATCGCCGCGGCCGGGGGGTTCATGATCCTGATCGGCCTGATCCCCAAGGCGGGCGCGATCGTCGCGGGCATCCCGCACCCGGTGCTCGGCGGCGCGGGCCTGGCCATGTTCGGCACGGTCGCCGTCGTCGGCTTCCAAACCCTGGGCCGGGTCAACTTCCACGACCAGCGCAACGTCATGGTCGTCGCCGTCAGCGTCGGGCTCGCCCTGATCCCGGTCGGGGTGCCGAAGTTCTTCAGCAACGTGCCCGACAGCCTGCAGATCATCGTGGGCAGCGGCATCACCCTCGGCAGCCTCTCGGCGATCTTCCTCAACCTGCTGTTCAACGTGTGGGGCGGCAAGAAGACCCGCGGCGACTCCGTGCCCGCGACGCCCGACCCGGAGAAGGTCACCCTCGACGAGGTCAACCACATGTCGCGCGAGGAGTTCACCCGCCGGTTCTCGGTGCTGTTCCAGAACGGCCCGTGGATCGCCGAGGAAGCCTGGTCCGCCCGCCCGTTCGACGGTGTCTACGCCATGCGCCACGCCTTCCACACCGCCCTGTTCAACGCCCCGGACCACGTCGCGCTGGAACTGATCAAGTCCTACCCGGACCTGGCGGGCAAAGCCCTCGTCGAACGGGTACTGGGCCCGGAGTCGCTGCGCGATCAGTGCGCGGCGGGCCTGGACCGGCTCACCTTCGAGGAGTACGACCGGTTCCACGACCTCACCGACGCCTACCACGAGAAGTTCGGCTTCCCGCTGGTCATCTGCGTCCGCGAGAACACCAAGGAGACGATCCTGCCCGTCGCCGAGGCGCGGCTGCAGAACTCGCTCGGCCAGGAACGCGCCACCGCCCTGGTGGAAATCGCCAAGATCGCCAACCTGCGGCTGCGGGACCTCGTCGAGGAACCCGAGCACGCCGATTCGCTCGCCATCTCAGAGAAGTAG
- a CDS encoding nucleoside deaminase, whose product MSSDLKPWLDRAVALATENVADGGGPFGAVIVRDGSELISVGVNRVTRDFDPTAHAEVVAIREACRKLSSFTLDGCVLVTSCEPCPLCLAAALWSRVDQVVYAADRYDAAAAGFDDLAFYKLFESPRDTWTVPVAHLSVDQHNAPFDAWSANTARVEY is encoded by the coding sequence ATGTCCTCCGACCTCAAGCCCTGGCTCGACCGGGCGGTCGCCCTCGCCACCGAGAACGTCGCCGACGGCGGCGGCCCGTTCGGCGCGGTGATCGTCCGCGACGGCAGCGAACTGATCTCCGTCGGCGTCAACCGGGTCACCCGCGACTTCGACCCCACCGCCCACGCCGAAGTAGTGGCCATCCGCGAGGCGTGCCGCAAACTGTCGAGCTTCACCCTCGACGGCTGCGTCCTGGTGACCTCGTGCGAACCGTGCCCGCTGTGCCTGGCCGCGGCCCTGTGGTCCCGCGTCGACCAGGTCGTCTACGCCGCCGACCGCTACGACGCCGCCGCGGCCGGTTTCGACGACCTGGCGTTCTACAAGCTGTTCGAATCCCCCAGGGACACCTGGACCGTGCCGGTCGCCCACCTGTCGGTAGACCAGCACAACGCCCCCTTCGACGCCTGGTCCGCGAACACGGCGCGAGTGGAGTACTGA
- a CDS encoding XdhC family protein: MRDVLDHLRPWYRDGERFAVATVIDTFRSAPRLPGAAMAVSAAGEAVGSVSGGCVEGAVYELAREVIETGRPAVARYGVADDDAFAVGLTCGGIIDILVQPVDAATFTEFDEVAASIDTNPVAIATVVSPGTTLGERIIVWPDRVSGGLGDATLDAAVIEDAVAMLEQGTTAVRHYGPRGERMRDEIAVFVQSFAPPARMVVFGAIDFAAAVARIGKFLGYHVTVCDARPVFATRKRFPDADEVVVDWPHRYLAAAIDQNLIDGRTALCVLTHDPKFDVPLLELALRTEAGFIGAMGSRRTHDDRLAQLRELGLTKAELSRLASPIGLDLGARTPEETAVSIAAEIIAARWGATGRPLSNTTGRIHGESVDHLQSVQPE; encoded by the coding sequence ATGCGCGACGTCCTCGACCACCTCCGCCCCTGGTACCGCGACGGTGAACGGTTCGCGGTGGCCACGGTGATCGACACGTTCCGGTCCGCCCCCCGCCTACCCGGGGCCGCCATGGCGGTCTCGGCGGCCGGGGAAGCGGTCGGCAGCGTGTCCGGCGGCTGCGTCGAGGGCGCCGTGTACGAACTGGCCAGGGAAGTCATCGAAACCGGCCGGCCCGCCGTGGCCCGCTACGGCGTCGCCGACGACGACGCGTTCGCCGTGGGCCTGACCTGCGGCGGGATCATCGACATCCTGGTCCAGCCGGTCGACGCCGCCACTTTCACCGAATTCGACGAGGTGGCGGCGTCGATCGACACCAACCCGGTGGCGATAGCGACCGTGGTCAGCCCAGGCACGACCTTGGGCGAACGGATCATCGTGTGGCCGGACCGAGTCTCCGGCGGCCTGGGCGACGCGACACTGGACGCGGCGGTCATCGAGGACGCCGTGGCGATGCTGGAACAGGGCACTACAGCGGTCCGCCACTACGGGCCACGCGGCGAGCGGATGCGGGATGAGATCGCTGTGTTCGTGCAGTCGTTCGCCCCACCGGCCCGAATGGTCGTCTTCGGCGCCATCGACTTCGCGGCAGCAGTGGCCCGGATCGGCAAGTTCCTCGGTTACCACGTGACGGTGTGCGACGCACGGCCTGTGTTCGCCACCCGAAAGCGGTTTCCAGATGCTGATGAGGTCGTGGTCGATTGGCCGCATAGGTACCTCGCCGCAGCGATCGACCAAAACCTGATCGACGGCCGCACCGCGCTATGCGTGCTGACCCATGACCCGAAGTTCGACGTGCCACTGCTGGAACTCGCGCTGCGCACCGAAGCGGGATTCATCGGAGCGATGGGATCACGGCGAACCCACGATGACCGGCTGGCGCAATTGAGGGAATTGGGCCTGACCAAGGCCGAACTGAGTCGGCTGGCATCGCCCATCGGCCTCGACCTCGGCGCACGCACCCCAGAAGAGACGGCGGTATCGATCGCGGCAGAGATCATCGCCGCCCGCTGGGGAGCCACCGGAAGACCCTTGTCGAACACCACCGGCCGCATCCACGGCGAGTCAGTAGATCACCTGCAAAGCGTGCAACCTGAGTAA
- the pucD gene encoding xanthine dehydrogenase subunit D, with protein sequence MSRPTSAPDRITTPISGGVGASPLRPDGTLKVKGEFAYSSDMWMDDMLWGATLRSPHPYARINSVDLTEALKVPGVYAVLTHDDVPGQLLFGLEHTDQPVLAVDIVRYQGEAVAVVAADHPETARRAIAKIVVDYEVLEPLTDMEQAVSDTEAPHLHPGGNVVRHLPIRRGNQEVTAPVVIRGEYEVGMQDQAFLGPESGLAVPAEDGGIDLYIATQWLHVDQKQVAACLGLPPEKVRLTLAGVGGAFGAREDLSMQVHASMLALRTGRPVKMVYSREESFFGHVHRHPAKLYYEHGATRDGKLVYVKARMFLDGGAYASSTGAVVANAATLGVGPYDVPNVSIDCWGTYTNNPPCGAMRGFGAVQAAFAYESQMDRLAAELGLDPVDVRVLNAMSEGSVMPTGQVIDSPAPVEELLRRVQAMPLPADAPTDSYDLRQLPGGVSNTTHGEGVVRGVGYGIGIKNVCFSEGFDDFSTARVRLEIIAGEPTAMVHTAAAEVGQGLVTVQAQIARTELGVERVTIHPADTQVGSGGSTSASRQTYVTGGAVKAACEKVRGMVLDLARERLDVDGELRMEGGKIVSDQLGVLADVADVLGDDAIDETVEWRHRPTEALDPTTGQGFAHVQYAFAVHRAVVDVDIDLGLVRVVALDCVQDVGKAINPDAVVGQIHGGSAQGLGLAVMEEIQVKGGKIRNPSFTDYLIPTILDMPPMKVDVLELADPHAPYGLRGVGEPPTISSTPAIAAAIRAATGLAIPRVPVRPEDITGTA encoded by the coding sequence ATGAGTCGACCCACTTCCGCCCCGGACCGCATCACCACGCCCATCAGCGGCGGCGTGGGGGCCAGCCCGCTGCGCCCCGACGGCACGCTGAAGGTCAAGGGCGAGTTCGCCTACTCCTCCGACATGTGGATGGACGACATGCTGTGGGGCGCCACGCTGCGCTCCCCGCACCCGTACGCCCGCATCAACTCCGTCGACCTGACCGAGGCGCTCAAAGTGCCCGGCGTGTACGCGGTGCTCACCCACGACGACGTGCCCGGGCAGCTGCTGTTCGGTCTCGAGCACACCGACCAGCCCGTCCTCGCCGTCGACATCGTGCGTTACCAAGGGGAAGCGGTCGCGGTCGTCGCCGCCGACCACCCGGAGACCGCGCGCCGCGCGATCGCGAAGATCGTCGTCGACTACGAGGTCCTCGAACCGCTCACCGACATGGAGCAGGCGGTGTCCGACACCGAGGCGCCGCACCTGCACCCGGGCGGGAATGTGGTGCGACACCTCCCGATCCGCCGCGGCAACCAGGAAGTGACCGCGCCGGTGGTGATCCGCGGCGAGTACGAGGTCGGCATGCAGGACCAGGCGTTCCTCGGCCCCGAGTCCGGGCTCGCCGTCCCCGCCGAGGACGGCGGGATCGACCTCTACATCGCCACCCAGTGGCTGCACGTCGACCAGAAGCAGGTCGCCGCGTGCCTGGGGCTGCCGCCGGAGAAGGTCCGGCTGACCCTGGCCGGGGTCGGCGGCGCGTTCGGCGCGCGGGAGGACCTGTCGATGCAGGTGCACGCGTCGATGCTGGCGCTGCGGACCGGTCGCCCGGTGAAGATGGTCTACTCCCGTGAGGAGTCGTTCTTCGGCCATGTGCACCGCCACCCGGCGAAGCTGTACTACGAGCACGGCGCCACCCGCGACGGGAAACTCGTCTACGTCAAAGCGCGGATGTTCCTCGACGGCGGCGCGTACGCGTCGAGCACCGGCGCGGTCGTCGCGAACGCGGCGACCCTGGGGGTCGGCCCGTACGACGTGCCGAACGTGTCGATCGACTGCTGGGGCACCTACACCAACAACCCGCCGTGCGGTGCGATGCGCGGGTTCGGCGCGGTGCAGGCCGCGTTCGCCTACGAGTCCCAGATGGACAGACTGGCCGCCGAACTCGGGCTCGACCCGGTCGACGTGCGGGTGCTCAACGCCATGTCCGAGGGTTCGGTGATGCCGACCGGGCAGGTCATCGACAGCCCCGCCCCCGTCGAGGAGCTGCTGCGCCGCGTCCAGGCCATGCCGCTGCCCGCCGACGCCCCCACCGACAGCTACGACCTGCGGCAACTGCCCGGCGGGGTGTCCAACACGACCCACGGCGAAGGTGTCGTGCGTGGTGTCGGGTACGGCATCGGCATCAAGAACGTGTGCTTTTCCGAGGGGTTCGACGACTTCTCCACCGCCCGGGTGCGGCTGGAGATCATCGCCGGGGAACCCACCGCCATGGTCCACACCGCGGCCGCCGAGGTCGGCCAGGGCCTGGTCACCGTGCAGGCGCAGATCGCCCGCACGGAGCTGGGCGTCGAGCGGGTCACCATCCACCCCGCGGACACCCAGGTCGGCAGCGGCGGCTCCACCTCCGCGTCACGGCAGACCTATGTGACCGGCGGCGCGGTGAAGGCCGCCTGCGAGAAGGTCCGCGGCATGGTCCTCGACCTGGCCCGCGAGAGGCTCGATGTCGACGGTGAGCTGCGCATGGAGGGCGGCAAGATCGTCTCCGACCAGCTGGGGGTGCTCGCAGATGTTGCCGATGTGCTCGGCGACGACGCGATCGACGAGACCGTCGAGTGGCGCCACCGCCCCACCGAGGCCCTCGACCCCACCACCGGCCAGGGCTTCGCGCACGTCCAGTACGCCTTCGCCGTGCACCGCGCCGTGGTCGACGTCGACATCGACCTGGGTCTGGTGCGCGTGGTCGCCCTGGACTGCGTGCAGGACGTCGGCAAGGCCATCAACCCCGACGCCGTGGTCGGGCAGATCCACGGCGGCTCCGCCCAGGGCCTCGGCCTCGCGGTCATGGAGGAAATCCAGGTCAAGGGCGGCAAGATCCGCAACCCGTCCTTCACCGACTACCTGATCCCCACCATCCTCGACATGCCCCCCATGAAGGTGGACGTGCTCGAACTGGCCGACCCGCATGCGCCCTACGGCCTGCGCGGTGTCGGTGAACCGCCGACGATCTCGTCCACCCCCGCGATCGCCGCCGCCATCCGCGCCGCGACCGGACTCGCCATCCCGCGTGTTCCGGTCCGACCGGAAGACATCACCGGTACTGCATAA
- the uraH gene encoding hydroxyisourate hydrolase, which produces MSLSTHVLDSTRGLPAAAMSVRLESPGGITTALTDADGRVRDFGPLTAGTHRLVFDTGAYFTGLGVPAFYPEVVITYGIDDPEQHYHVPLLLSPFAYSTYRGS; this is translated from the coding sequence GTGAGTCTCTCCACGCACGTCCTGGACAGCACGCGGGGGCTGCCTGCCGCGGCGATGTCGGTGCGCCTGGAGTCCCCGGGCGGCATCACCACCGCGCTGACCGACGCTGACGGGCGGGTCCGTGACTTCGGTCCGCTGACGGCCGGGACGCACCGCCTGGTGTTCGACACCGGCGCCTACTTCACCGGCCTCGGCGTGCCCGCGTTCTACCCCGAGGTCGTCATCACCTACGGCATCGACGACCCCGAGCAGCACTACCACGTTCCGCTGCTGCTCTCCCCATTCGCCTACTCGACCTACCGAGGGAGCTGA
- the pucL gene encoding factor-independent urate hydroxylase produces MAIILGPNQYGKAETRVVHVTRNGSVHEIKDLNVSVALGGDMTDTHITGDNSKVLPTDTQKNTVFAFAKEHGVGEIEEFGLRLAKHFVDSQPTIHSARVQIEEFAWERLSVGGAPAPHSFQRSGVETRTATVTYDGTKAWVVSGLKDLVVLNSTASEFWGYIRDPYTTLRETADRVLATAVTARWRHASEDTDWGKSYAESRQHLVEAFAETHSLSLQQTLYAMGQRVLENRPEVAEVRLTLPNKHHFVVDLSAFDLDNDNEVFFAADRPYGLIEGTVLRDDSPEPGLAWSE; encoded by the coding sequence ATGGCCATCATCTTGGGCCCCAACCAGTACGGCAAGGCCGAGACCCGCGTGGTGCACGTGACCCGCAACGGCTCCGTGCACGAGATCAAGGATCTCAACGTCAGCGTCGCCCTCGGCGGCGACATGACCGACACGCACATCACCGGCGACAACTCCAAGGTCCTGCCGACCGACACGCAGAAGAACACGGTGTTCGCCTTCGCCAAGGAGCACGGTGTCGGCGAGATCGAGGAGTTCGGCCTGCGGCTGGCGAAGCATTTCGTCGACTCGCAGCCCACGATCCACTCCGCCCGGGTGCAGATCGAGGAGTTCGCCTGGGAGCGGTTGTCGGTAGGCGGCGCGCCCGCCCCGCACTCGTTCCAGCGCTCCGGCGTGGAGACCCGCACCGCCACCGTCACCTATGACGGCACGAAAGCGTGGGTGGTCTCCGGGCTCAAGGACCTGGTGGTGCTGAACTCGACAGCCTCGGAGTTCTGGGGATATATCCGCGATCCGTACACCACGCTGCGCGAGACCGCCGACCGTGTGCTGGCCACGGCGGTCACCGCGCGCTGGCGGCACGCCTCGGAGGACACCGACTGGGGCAAGTCCTACGCCGAGTCCCGGCAGCACCTGGTGGAGGCGTTCGCCGAGACGCACAGCCTCTCGCTGCAGCAGACCCTCTACGCGATGGGTCAGCGCGTGCTGGAGAACCGCCCGGAGGTCGCCGAGGTGCGGCTGACGCTGCCGAACAAGCACCACTTCGTCGTGGACCTCTCGGCGTTCGACCTGGACAACGACAACGAGGTGTTCTTCGCCGCCGACCGCCCCTACGGGCTGATCGAGGGCACCGTGCTCCGCGACGACTCGCCGGAGCCGGGACTGGCCTGGAGCGAATGA
- a CDS encoding 8-oxoguanine deaminase has translation MTTLVIEDCAVATVDAAGTEHESGHVVVEGDRITAVGPGSAPPVRGGDVRRIDGSGCVITPGLINTHHHLYQWATRGLAQDATLFGWLSELYPVWSRIDTGVLAGAAEAALGWLAKSGCTTTTDHHYVFPRAGGDLFAEEIAAAARIGVRFHPARGSMDLGKSQGGLPPDTVVEDRDEALVATEAAIDRWHDASPGAMVRVAVAPCSPFSVTSELMRDAAELARRKGVRLHTHLAETLDEEEFCLQRFGCTPTEYLDRLGWLGEDVWLAHCVHLSDVAIKRFGETGTGVAHCPTSNARLGAGIAPVRALLDAGVPVGLGVDGAASNEQSSLIDDVREALLVARLRGGPAALTAREALRLGTIGGAACLGRADELGSIEPGKLADLALWRIDGLGHAGIEDPVAAVVLGPRPPLDLLLVGGKPVVEDDHLRMADERRLAAAARAAHRTLLSR, from the coding sequence ATGACCACTTTGGTGATCGAGGACTGCGCGGTGGCGACCGTCGACGCGGCGGGCACCGAGCACGAGTCCGGGCATGTCGTGGTCGAGGGCGACCGCATCACCGCGGTCGGCCCCGGTTCCGCGCCGCCCGTGCGGGGCGGGGACGTGCGGCGGATCGACGGCAGCGGCTGCGTCATCACACCCGGTCTGATCAACACCCACCACCACCTCTACCAGTGGGCGACCCGCGGCTTGGCGCAGGACGCGACCCTGTTCGGGTGGCTCAGCGAGCTGTACCCGGTGTGGTCGCGCATCGACACCGGTGTCCTGGCCGGGGCGGCCGAGGCCGCCCTTGGGTGGCTCGCGAAGTCCGGGTGCACCACCACGACCGACCACCACTACGTGTTCCCGCGCGCGGGCGGCGACCTGTTCGCCGAGGAGATCGCCGCCGCGGCCCGCATCGGTGTCCGGTTCCACCCGGCCCGCGGGTCCATGGACCTGGGCAAGTCGCAGGGTGGGCTGCCGCCGGACACTGTCGTCGAGGACCGCGACGAGGCGCTGGTCGCCACGGAGGCGGCGATCGACCGCTGGCACGACGCCTCCCCCGGCGCGATGGTCCGGGTCGCGGTCGCGCCATGCTCCCCGTTCTCGGTGACCTCGGAGCTGATGCGCGATGCCGCGGAGTTGGCCCGTCGCAAGGGAGTCCGCCTGCACACCCACCTCGCCGAGACCCTCGACGAGGAGGAGTTCTGCCTGCAGCGCTTCGGGTGCACCCCCACCGAGTACCTCGACCGGCTCGGCTGGCTGGGCGAGGACGTGTGGCTCGCGCACTGCGTGCACCTGTCCGACGTGGCGATCAAGCGGTTCGGCGAGACCGGCACCGGGGTGGCGCACTGCCCCACCTCCAACGCCCGCCTCGGCGCCGGGATCGCCCCCGTGCGCGCCCTGCTGGACGCCGGTGTCCCGGTCGGCCTCGGCGTCGACGGCGCCGCGTCCAACGAGCAGAGTTCATTGATCGACGACGTCCGCGAAGCGCTTCTGGTGGCCCGCCTGCGCGGCGGTCCCGCGGCGCTGACCGCGCGGGAAGCGCTGCGCCTGGGCACCATCGGCGGCGCCGCCTGCCTGGGCCGGGCCGACGAACTCGGGTCGATCGAACCCGGCAAACTCGCCGACCTCGCCCTGTGGCGGATCGACGGCCTCGGCCACGCAGGCATCGAGGACCCCGTCGCCGCCGTCGTCCTGGGCCCACGCCCACCGCTGGACCTGCTCCTCGTCGGCGGCAAGCCCGTCGTCGAGGACGACCACCTCCGCATGGCCGACGAGCGACGACTCGCCGCCGCCGCCCGCGCCGCCCACCGCACGCTTCTGTCGAGGTGA